TGTATTCGTGGATGCCATGTGCAATGTTTCATGGCTATTACAACATATTGATGATGGATGTGAAGAATCTTCCGCGGTAGTTGTTGACTGGAGACGCTTGAACCCTCTCAAATTTCCCCTATCTGCATAACTCCAGTTGACCCTATTATCGTTATCTTTCTGAAGTTCTTGACTAAACTCCCAGGTCTCGACTTGACTAACGCTGCCTTTTGCTACAAACTCCTATCCTCAAATAGCCATCTTGACCCTCTTGAACCCCGTGTCCTCTATCACACGGGCCGCCACGTCCCCCTTAAGGTAATACGACGCAGAAAGCAGAATAACTAGTTAATCGGAACAAACCACCCTTTACGCCCTGTGAATTGTAGCCCTGGATCTGAAGCTGGATTTGTTCCAGGTTAGGTTTGCCGCCAACCTGCGGTGCTTGGATGTCCGGAGCATATGTCTTACGGCAAAAGCGGGGTCTGAAAAGATCAAAATACTGCAATTGGTAATGGAATGCGTTTAGCACCGTCGGGGAGGCTGAGGTGCGATTACCGGTTTTGGCGAGGAACACGCATTGATGTCTTTCTTCCCATCCACGTGTCCATACATATTGTTGAGAGAAAAATACTGTTATCTACCAAATTAAACCATGCAACTCTGTGAGGCCTCAACTTTTGGCAAATTTGCCAAATAACACATAATATTAAACTGGGCTTCCAGCGCAGATTGACCAAGTTGGGGAAGTGTATGTGTGTCATCACAAGTCATTGCCACCACAACATGAGTGGTTTAGTAACCTTCACTGCATGCTATTATTGCTGCTCGTACGCAAGATCAAAGAAAAACACGGCAAAATGATTATCCCTTCAATGTCTTATGTAAGCAGTGTAACGACGAGAGGTACAAAATGCTGACCAACAAGCAGCTAACCAACATCTTTTCCCCGGGGTCGTTAGACGCTTCTGCTCCAAATACACCTTTTCCCTTCATACTACGACCTGTGCACTGCCACAATGACGCGGGAAATTACCAAGGACGATCTAGCGGCAGCTGCTCGGGTTCGGCCATTCTGTGCTGTTCATTTCTTGATAGATGGCAAGACTGTCGTCAAAACCGGAGAGAACACTCGCCTGGCTGAAGCCAACACCATGAGGTTCATCCGTGAGAATACGAATATCCCCGTCCCAGAGGTCTATGACGCATATACGCATGACGAAACCggccatgtatgtattgttATGGAAAGAGTTGACAGTCAAACGCTCCAAGAGGCATGACCAATACTTCGATGATGATATTGGGGGCTATGGACCGTACTCTACGGAAGAAGGTTTCAACCAGGGTTTAGTGCGGGCATGGACAAAGGGGCGGGAGGACGATAACTTTATACGATTCCTCTGCAAAACTCTACTTCACACGATGCAGGGCCATGAGTTCGTTATGACTCATAATGACTTTGCGCCTCGTAATATTCTTGTCCGTGGATCTCAAGTTGTGGCTATTTTGGACTGGGAGCTCTCTGGTTATTTCCCCGAGTACTGGGAGTTTGCAAAAGCACTTTGGAGGCCTGCTTGGGATAGTCCTTGGATGAAGGATGATCTTGTTGAGAGGGTTCTTGACCCATATTATCAGCAAGCTTCTCTTATTCTGAATACATCCTATACTATTTGGTAAAGCGGACGTCGGTCGAGCGGAACTCTGACCCAATTCTTCCTACGTCCGGGTTGCCTTTTACACTGTTGGCTCTCAACAAAGGGCGCTGGGCCAACAAAGGtgacacaacaacaaaggcaaagggccacgaggcccgaagtcggttagcgagggctgcctcaggcagaagccctcaccgacttcttgtatttatatGGGCTTTTTGTCtatcaaggcctcgttgaaaactaaggacctttaataACCTAAAGTCGATTATTATAGTCTGAATAGAACACTACGTTCTAAGCCCAGTTGCTCTGCCTTTGTTACACTGCCTGAGCTGTGGCCAAGTGAAGCCTTAAGCAAGCCTAAGCATGGCTGAGCTGAAGCTCAGCCGAGGGCAAACTGCTACAGGACAGCCAATAAAATATAAATGACTGACTACATACATTTATTGCTCTCCGCCTCAGTTCACCGTTTTCTTCCTAAGTTGGTATAATTTATCATGGTGGGTTTTTGGCCTTAATATATAATGCATTAAcctattattattttacgTCTACTCCTGTTCCTTACATCCATATTAGGGCCATCACTTTTTCTATTATTATAGACATTTTGACTAGCATTTTCCTTGCATTATATTTCCCACCGATCAGTGCTTATTATTATCTCTACAACATTCAACTAAAAAGAACAGCCTTAACGTGCGTGCAGGAATGTTCAGGGCCTGcataaaagaaaataaagcGATATTGATGTTGCGCCCAGGTATTAACTGTTACGAATTTAATTCGTGGCGTTGATTAAGGCGAAACAGGGATTACCCCTGTCCTACGGGAGGTGCCTGCATTTAACCTAACGGTAAGTTAATAAGGACCAGTCGTTGATAAGTTTCCGATAATTTGATTGAATTGACATTGAAGGAAAATTGATGAGCCACAGAGGAACCAGCCACAGGAAGTCACGTGTAAATTATATGCCTTCTCGGTGTCTTGGTTCGAAAGCCAAACACACGCATCTTCAAATCTTCAGAGCCTCTTTTTTATCGCCCGCGCACATCTGTAGAGATTCTAATTTTGTTTCAAATGCGTTTGGTCGCCGCCAGGAACTGTGCGCTGCGGTACCAACCATGTACCGGGAAATTGGCACTTCCCAAGGCTCTGCCTTTAGATAAACTCGTCGACGAAGAGCAAATCCCGGGCTATCAACGCCGGAATTTTCTCCATCCGAACCCCGGAGACAAGATAGGAGATGCATATGTGCTCAAGGCGAAAGTAGGTTGGGGATCGTCCTCGACAGTATGGCTTGCTCAAAAGGACCGGTTAGTGGTAGGCTGTCAAACGCCTGTACCTTCTCAATAACTAACCCAGATTGCAAAAGAACCTGGTTTTGGCAAAAGAAATATTTCGCCATCAAAATAACTACGAATAACTATTGCGACGGTGAGGCTGCAAAAGAATTGGCAATGTCTGCTCACCTTGCGTCCGGCAACAAAAGGCATAGGGGTCACCACTTGCTCGTCACGGCTATGGATCATTTCACCATTCCGTCTCCTAACGGGTAGCATGTTTGCTTGGTATTCGAGCCGATGCGAGAGCCATTGTGGCTGTTCAAGAGTCGGCTTTCTGCCGGGAAGATAACGTCTTCAACACTCCCCCTGTTCAAACTTTATATTCGGGGCATGTTGTATGCTCTCGACTACTTGCATACCGATCGTCACGTTATTCATACCGGTAGCTCAGCTTTCTAGAAATGCTTTTTACAAGTACGGGCTGCTGATCATCACCATCTAGATCTCAAGTTGGACAATATTCTCATGGCATTTGAACATAGCTCGGTCCTCGAGCGGTTCGTTGAAAGCCAGTCAGCGAACCCGATGCCTCGCAAGGCCATTGGCGAGGACACTATTTATCTCTGCCACAACGACTTTGGCGATCTTCAGGAGGAACATCTCCAAAACGTAGTTCCCAAGATTGCAGATTTTGGGCTAGCACAACGGGGAGATGGCGGGGAGCGGCTCCTCCATCCAATACAACCCAACCATTGCCACGCGCCTGAAGTACTACTCGGAACAAGTTGGTCCTATAGTGCCGATATTTGGAATTTCGGCGTTATTGTAAGTCTAATGATTTCCAAGTATTGAGCGTACGTGTTAATTCACAGCAGTTATTGGACCTACTTGGTGGACGGGAGCTATTTCTCGGCAGGCCCGAGAACGTCCCGGACAGGAACGAATACAGTGCCGCGCACCATCTCGCCGAGATGATTGCACTTATTGGTCCCGTACCTCGTCGGTTGATACAACGACAAAGAGACATGAGGCACTGGTGCTGGGAGCCACGCATCCCGAACGCCAAAGGGGATATGTGTAACAACGCGGAGGATTATTTCGGCGGCCCTTTTTtcgatggccatggtgagTGAGCCAGGCACACAGTGACTTGGATGGCCACTAACGAGTCTGCAGGCAAGTTCATGTATGAGTCATTCATTCCGTTTCATCGGCAGTTGGGAAAAGAAGTGCCAGACTGTATTGTTTCTGAAGACTTGGAGCGCTTCCTTAAATTCTTGAAACGGATGCTATGTTGGCTCCCTGAGGAAAGGGCAACAGCTGGCGAACTGGCTCAAGATCCATGGCTATTTTCTTCATCCTGACCTTTGGCAGGATAGACCAATTGCACTGGTGCCTGGGCTGGGCGAAACTACCGAACAGTATGCCAAAATTGCCTATATCGTAGTGATGGGCGAGAGCAAAGCGATCTGTGGCGCTTTTCCGGAGCTTTCAAAGCTATCCTAGATTTTCCTTCTGGCTGTAAGTCACTGGTGTTAAATGCAAACTAGTCAGGTGAACGCATTCAGCGGAGAAAAGGAGGGGAGCCTCAAAATGTAACACACGTGAACTGTCCCTGCCTCACCGAGCTGCGCAAAACTCACAGACCAGCCAATTTATATCCAACTACCATACCCCTCGCTCAATACCATCTATTCAGTGAGTTAATTTACAGAAAGCCGCTGCAGTCCTCAACGCTGGCGTTGACAGCACATCCCTTGGCTGGGAGTCTGCAAGCCGAGGAATTAGCATAATCCTTGCGGTTTCTTAGCACTGGAGCTCGTTTTGGAACACATTTTTATGTCACGATTATAATGATATAGAACTAAGTGGGACCGTGGTCTATCCTTTGGGGATTCTGAGTAACACGTAGCCGTTTTCTCAGCTCTTGGTCTCTCAGCTTCATCTGCATACTATTCATACCCTCGGGGAAATATAGATAAACCTTGTAACCACAGTCAACTGATGCATCCATCATGGGGCCCTCGATGATGTTTACAAGAGGTACAACTACGCCTCAGTGAGACTAGTCTGAAGGTCTCGCCTGAAGGTTCCAGCAGGAGATTGTGATTTGcgaacggcggcggcatcataTGCTCCGAAATGAGGCAACAGTGGGCCTTCAAGGATTAATGATCCACATCAAAGTCATGGAGGCTTTCTGCTTTGCGCTATTTCCAGTACTCCGTTCTCAGGATACCATCACCAGCATAGTGTCTAATACTAGGGGTCCAATCATACCTGTTGCTGACATGTCGGCGGTCGAATATCTCGATATTCTCTTCCGCCAGCGCTTCAGATCAGAGAGATGCCATTCAAGGATGGCGAAATAATCCACTCTGCGTGGGATCGGGTAATTTTGTGAGTGCAAGGCTTTCAAACATCTAGGAGGCGGGTGCCTTTTACCCCTATCTAGAAGTTGGTCACGCGGATTCTTGTTTGCTGACTTTGTAATTTGCATGTTTCCCCGTACATGTCGAAGACTATCCTATCTCATGGACTCCGATGTGTGGAATATACTACTCGATCCCGAGATTAACCGCATCACGGGGCTGATAGACTTTGGCTTTGGGCTATCGCTTCCCAAGGCGGTGAATGCCTGTGGTCTCTCACAGCGTCATTCAGATGAGGGTGACGTTACATAAGGATGCTGCTGAGACTTCAGtgcggccttggcagccGAATTTTCCGGCAGGCAGCGACTCTGAATCACTTCTTTGTGAGGAGAAGTCCCCTCATAACCCTGTCGTTTCCGTGCCCGACCTCTGGAGCAATTCCGCCCAACGAAATTGAGATCCAAGCCACTAGGTAACACATCTAACGCAGCTGCCTAATTTTGCAGGCCGGAAACCGTGCCGTATCATATATTTAGGGGAATCGATTTTGGCGGCCACATCATCTGGTGACGTTTCTCCGGTCATTATTTTTAGGCTGCCATTATTCGGGCTGTCCTTTCAAACTTTTCAGACACAAACGCCGTCCTCAGTCAAGCCCAAGTCACGTGGCGCCCTTCGCCTGTGAACGCGGCGATTCCGTTGCCCCGCCACATGTGGCTTGGCCGCACCCCGTTGGGTTGGGTGTTGGGAAGTTTCAGCTACCTGTACGCGTGTATACAGTTGGTGGCGTACAAGGCAGGGAGGCAAGTAGACAGTACATATTTAGAGCACGGGCcaactggtcaactggtcagcCTACTGGCCGAACCCGTGGCACCGTCGACCCCTGCCAGGGCAGCGACGCAACACTTTTTTAGTGCGTGCCCTTGTCAGGCtgatggaccagactggagAAGCACATGTCGCCCAGCCAGTCCTCCTTATCCAGCTTCACAAACACCTTGCATTTTCCGGCACACAGCCCATCTCCAACCGCGTGCGCCATCCGTTCTGTTGATCGAGTACATCGTGTTGCGACACGAAAACGTCCAACGGCATCGTATTGCTTCTGGCCCTCTTCCTCGAACGGGTTTCCGAGCAACTGGTGACAAGTCATCGTGGTGACGTTTCCCCTCCACCGCATCGTCGGACCGCCACTTCAACAGCGACTTTTGTTTCTCCTGCcgtccaacaccaccacatcGTAACCCCTACGAGCCCACCACCGACAACAGTAAGCTATAGCGAGACGATCTAAACCAAGCGATCATGAGTGGCAATCTCGCGACCTCGGGTGGCATCTCGGATCCTGCCCTCATCCAGTGAGCCCCCACCGCCGTTGGGCCTTGTGTCAGGGGGTACGATATAGTTGCTAACCTTCGGGCTCAGACTCGTCAATAAACTTCAGGATGTCTTCGCCACTGTCGGCGTCAACAATCCCATCGATTTGCCTCAGATTGTCGTAGTGGGCAGCCAGTCTAGCGGCAAGAGTTCCGTGTTGGAGAACATCGTGGGGAGAGATTTGTACGTTGCCCCTTTTGCGGCATAGATCGATATCAACGAAGAGCTAACTAACCGCCTCTATCACAGCTTGCCTCGAGGTTCCGGCATTGTTACGCGGCGTCCATTAGTATTGCAGCTCATCAACCGCCCAGCCCAGACAAACGGTGTCAAGCCCGAGGAGATTTCTACAGCTAAcgacaaggctgccaacGCCGACGAGTGGGGAGAGTTTTTGCACATCCCTGGCCAGAAGTATCACGACTTTGGCAAGATCAGAGAGGAGATTGCCCGTGAGACGGAGGCAAAGGTTGGCAAGAACGCTGGCATCTCGGCTGCCCCCATCAACTTGCGTATTTACTCTCCCAATGTTCTCACCCTAACACTGGTCGATTTACCGGGTCTGACCAAGGTGCCCGTCGGAGACCAACCCCGCGATATCGAGCGACAGATTCGAGAGATGGTTTTGAAATATATTGGAAAGTCGAATGCCATCATTTTGGCTGTTACggcagccaacattgacctGGCTAATTCAGACGGCCTCAAGCTCGCCCGTGAAGTTGATCCCGAGGGTCAGCGTACCATTGGCGTCTTGACAAAGGTCGATTTGATGGATGACGGAACCGATGTTATCGATATTCTCTCGAATCGCGTCATCCCATTGCGTCTGGGTTACGTCCCCGTGGTTAACCGAGGCCAACGAGACATCGATAATAAGAAGGCCATCAACGTTGCCCTTGACGCCGAAAAGGCATTTTTCGACAACCACAAGGCTTACCGTAACAAGAGCTCGTACTGCGGAACTCCCTACCTGGCACGCAAGCTGAATATGATTCTCATGATGCACATCAAACAAACCCTGCCCGATATTAAAGCAAGAATTTCTAGCTCTCTACAAAAGTACACCAACGAGCTGGAGAGTCTGGGGCCATCTATACTTGGAAATAGTGCCAACGTTATCCTGAACATTATTACCGAATTTACAAACGAGTGGCGGACAGTTTTAGACGGCAATAACACTGAGCTTTCCAGCACAGAGTTGTCGGGTGGTGCTCGTATCAGTTTCGTCTTCCACGAGCTGTACGCGAACGGTGTCAAGGCCGTGGATCCATTCGACGTTGTCAAGGACGTTGATATCCGAACTATTCTCTACAACTCTTCTGGTTCATCTCCGGCCCTGTTTGTCGGTACCACCGCGTTTGAACTCATTGTCAAGCAACAAATCAAGCGCCTCGAGGATCCTAGCTTAAAGTGTGTCTCCCTCGCCTATGACGAACTGGTCCGAATCTTGTCACAGCTTCTGGGCAAGCAGTTGTACCGGCGATATCCTcagctcaaggagaagatgCATGGTGTTGTCATCGCCTTTTTCAAGAAGGCTATGGAGCCCACCAACAAGCTGGTGCGCGATCTTGTCTCCATGGAGTCGTGCTACATCAATACTGGTCACCCTGATTTCTTGAACGGCCACCGCGTAAGTGTGCGAGCCCGTCTTTATGTGGAAGCTCTTCTCTAACTCCCCCGCTTTAGGCCATGGCGATTGTCAACGAACGATACAACCCCGCTAAGCCTGTCCAGATTGACCCCAGGAGTGGCAAGCCTCTTCCACAGGCTAGCACACCTGCTCGGGCCAGTAGTCCCCCAGTCCCTGAGGTGGATGGCACTGGCAATGCCGGTTTCTTTGGAAGTTTTTTTGCTGccaaaaacaagaagaaggcggcagcTATGGAAGCCCCTCCACCCACATTGAAAGCCTCTGGCAACCTTTCTGAACGAGAGAATATTGAAGTGGAAGTCATCAGTAAGTCCTTTTGGCATCACTTGCGCCGAACAGAAACTGATCCCGTTCGACAGAGCTGCTCATTTCCTCCTATTATAACATTGTCAAGCGCACCATGATTGACATGGTCCCCAAGGCTATTATGCTTAATCTCGTGCAGTATGTACACCAGGACTTTTTTCCACTCCTGTTGTAGGTACTAACTCGCAATGTACAGGTTTACCAAGGATGAAATGCAGCGCGAACTGCTCGAGAACATGTACCGAACCGATACGCTCGATGACTTGCTCAAGGAAAGCGACTTCACAGTCCGCAGACGGAAGGAATGCCAGCAGATGGTTGAATCTCTGGGCAAGGCTAGCGAAATTGTCAGTCAGGTCCAATAAAGCCTACCAACCCCAGGCAGACCAGATACTTGTGTTATTGCAATTTGCTTGGCGCCGATGGAAAACGTGATGAACAGGCATGAAAACGTTACTATTTCTCGACGTCAAGGAAAACCCGTCGAATCAAACGCTCGCTATTTCTTTTTCGATACCATGGGTTGGTGTACCAAGGCTTAGAGTAGATCAGATAGTGTGACTCGCGGATTCCCATTGGAGAGCTCGAGGCAGAGCATCGTCCCCGCCGTCTTTTGTCACTGAGAATGATTGATTGATGTTACTTTTTTTGGTCTGATTTGGTCATTGCAGAGGGGATACAGAAGGCGGATCTTATTTTGGGGACCGGCCAATGTATGTTGTGCGTGGCGCTTTGTGTCGCGTTTGTGGGTAAGGGATGTATGGACTAGACGAAGCGTTTTAACCCCTTTATTAATAGCAAATCAATGTGTTCTACGTGAGAGGGAGCTGATGTCTTGAACAGGATAGGGCAAGCATCACGCCGGTGGATGATGTCGCGAAACAAGTGTATTGATATGCATTGTACGTTTGGCTGTATCTGTTGCTCTATTCTCTGAAATCTTACAGCTTCGAACCCCCCTTGGTCAGGATATACGCACCCTTGTGCACGTCATATTCTCTCCCCTTCTGCCACCCCAGCCACTTCTCCAACGCCTGTTGGCCACCATCCCCCGGCGCCAGCGGCTCGCCCTCATACCCGTCCCCAGGAACGCCAGCGCCTTGGCCGTGCGTGACGGGGTCGGAGTGTCCCGCTGGCCGCTGCTTGATGGCCAAGCACGGCGTGCCGCGCAGCGTCACGGACGGGCGCTGGTCCCCCTCCCTGGCAGCATCGCTTTCCAGCTCCTGGTACTCCAGCACGGGGGCGGCGCAGGCGTCCGTCCCGTCAAAGATGGCCTCCCACTCGGCGCGCGTCTTTTGCCTAAAGGTGGTCTCGAAGAGGGCCCGCATGGCCGGCCACTCGTCAAAGTCGAAGCGCTTCTCCTCCAGGCCCCGGCCGGCCAGGCCCATGCCCTCGACGAGCAGGCGGAAGAACTGGGGCTCCAGGGCGCCCACCGAGTAGTacttgccgtccttggtcTCGTACGTCTCGTAGTAGGGGCAcccgccgtcgaggaggttCTTGCCGCGGCCGCGGGCGCCGACGCCCGACTTGAGCCCCAGCCGCGGGAAGGTGGCGAGGTACGCGGAGCCGTCGACCATGTTGGCCTCGACGACCTGCCCGCGGCCGGTGGTCTGGCGCGCGAGCAGCGCGAGCAGGATGCCCTGGAAGAggttggcgccgccgccggcaaagtcggcgAGGATGTTGGTCGGCGGGTGGGGCgtgtcggcggcgcggccgaggaggctgAGGGCGCCTGAGACGGCGAGGTAGTTGATGTCGtggccggccatggcggcgtaGCGGCCGTCGCGGCGGAACCCGGTGAGGCGGGCGTACACGAGGCGCGGGttgagggcgaggaggaccGAGGGCCCGAGGCCGAGCTTCTCGAGGACGCCGGGGCGGAAGGGGTCGATGaggacgtcggcgccgcgtGAGACGAGTTCCTTGATGAAGGTTGTGCCGGGGGGGGACTTGAGGTCTACGGATATGGAGGCCTTGTGGCGGGTGAGCGCGTCGGCGGTGGGGAGGGAGCGGGTGTCGGAGGCGCGGTCGATGCGGATGACGGAGGCGCCTGCGTCGGCGAGGAGCATGCCTGCGAAGGGGCCGGGTGCGAGGCCGGCGAATTCGAGGACGGTGATGCCCGTCAGGGGCGGAGGGCCTATTTCCGCCATGTTGGTCGGTGTTGGCGAGGCTTTGGGAGGGCGAGAGTGGACGGGGCCTTGGGTGTGCGGTTGGCTAAAGGCCGGTGGTGGGTTGTTCAGGGCATTTTATGGGTTTGGAAGGGTATTTGTTGTTATTTTGTGGTGGTGAAGCTTGAATGACGTTGGCGGCACGAGGTGCGATTGAGCCGAGGCTCTGGTCGTGGCGGGAACCGAAacgcggaggcggaggcgggggTGGAGCTGCGTGATGGCGGGGGCCGGCAACGCTACTGTGAACCGAGCGACCGTGATTAGCTTGCATTGCACACTTGTATTGTCTTGGTGAAAATGTGTCAACTTGACTGCCGAGTGTCATTTGTATGAACGATATCATTTGACTTGTAGTTGCGGGCAATTCTAATCTTCATTATCGGCGAGTCCCATGTAGCTGTATCATCAACCTCCCCGTCCAGGGTAATAGATGACCTGGCCCCTAGAAAGACGAAAACTCAAAAGGATAAAGAATAAAGGATAAAACACCGCGTACTTTTAGTGTATAAGACAATAACATGCTGGCTTGTTCCCACGTTTGCAAGCGAAGCGATTGTAGTTTACGGACTGTAATATATCCAAATAAAGGCTACGTTTGGTGAGGAAGCTGGGGAACTAGCACGACACAAGGCGGGTTTTTTTGGACGGCTCTTGCTCAAATTTCTCTTGGCTAATCCTGAGAACGAGCAAACTGGAAAACACATTGAAGAACAAGTGTTGAGTCCAAATGGTAAAATCTGAAGAATGTTGGTCACGAGAATTGCTTTTTCTAGGGCTCAAATTGGGGCTCAAATTGAGGGTCATAGCAGGGTTCTCCAGGGGCTCTAGCAGGGTATAAAAGGGTCAATTTCCCGAGTTTTTCAGGTCGTTGAGCACAACTTACAAGTCTGTAAccatcatctttgtcaaTGAAGCTGCTCAATTGAGGCCCTAACAAGCCTCCCAAAATCACATTATTCCGCCGTGTAAATTGCTGTTGGATTCAACAACAAGGCAGTCAGGGCGTAGAGATTACGAGCCGTGCTAGTAATCAAGGTGGTACATAGCCCTCCACGTTATTTGATTTCAATTACTAGTATTTAGTCAAATGCTGCAAGAG
The Metarhizium brunneum chromosome 7, complete sequence genome window above contains:
- the cefD2 gene encoding Isopenicillin N epimerase component 2 yields the protein MAEIGPPPLTGITVLEFAGLAPGPFAGMLLADAGASVIRIDRASDTRSLPTADALTRHKASISVDLKSPPGTTFIKELVSRGADVLIDPFRPGVLEKLGLGPSVLLALNPRLVYARLTGFRRDGRYAAMAGHDINYLAVSGALSLLGRAADTPHPPTNILADFAGGGANLFQGILLALLARQTTGRGQVVEANMVDGSAYLATFPRLGLKSGVGARGRGKNLLDGGCPYYETYETKDGKYYSVGALEPQFFRLLVEGMGLAGRGLEEKRFDFDEWPAMRALFETTFRQKTRAEWEAIFDGTDACAAPVLEYQELESDAAREGDQRPSVTLRGTPCLAIKQRPAGHSDPVTHGQGAGVPGDGYEGEPLAPGDGGQQALEKWLGWQKGREYDVHKGAYILTKGGSKL
- the vps1 gene encoding Vacuolar protein sorting-associated protein 1, yielding MSGNLATSGGISDPALIQLVNKLQDVFATVGVNNPIDLPQIVVVGSQSSGKSSVLENIVGRDFLPRGSGIVTRRPLVLQLINRPAQTNGVKPEEISTANDKAANADEWGEFLHIPGQKYHDFGKIREEIARETEAKVGKNAGISAAPINLRIYSPNVLTLTLVDLPGLTKVPVGDQPRDIERQIREMVLKYIGKSNAIILAVTAANIDLANSDGLKLAREVDPEGQRTIGVLTKVDLMDDGTDVIDILSNRVIPLRLGYVPVVNRGQRDIDNKKAINVALDAEKAFFDNHKAYRNKSSYCGTPYLARKLNMILMMHIKQTLPDIKARISSSLQKYTNELESLGPSILGNSANVILNIITEFTNEWRTVLDGNNTELSSTELSGGARISFVFHELYANGVKAVDPFDVVKDVDIRTILYNSSGSSPALFVGTTAFELIVKQQIKRLEDPSLKCVSLAYDELVRILSQLLGKQLYRRYPQLKEKMHGVVIAFFKKAMEPTNKLVRDLVSMESCYINTGHPDFLNGHRAMAIVNERYNPAKPVQIDPRSGKPLPQASTPARASSPPVPEVDGTGNAGFFGSFFAAKNKKKAAAMEAPPPTLKASGNLSERENIEVEVIKLLISSYYNIVKRTMIDMVPKAIMLNLVQFTKDEMQRELLENMYRTDTLDDLLKESDFTVRRRKECQQMVESLGKASEIVSQVQ
- the Clk2 gene encoding Dual specificity protein kinase CLK2, giving the protein MLYALDYLHTDRHVIHTDLKLDNILMAFEHSSVLERFVESQSANPMPRKAIGEDTIYLCHNDFGDLQEEHLQNVVPKIADFGLAQRGDGGERLLHPIQPNHCHAPEVLLGTSWSYSADIWNFGVILLDLLGGRELFLGRPENVPDRNEYSAAHHLAEMIALIGPVPRRLIQRQRDMRHWCWEPRIPNAKGDMCNNAEDYFGGPFFDGHGKFMYESFIPFHRQLGKEVPDCIVSEDLERFLKFLKRMLCWLPEERATAGELAQDPWLFSSS